The Metabacillus sediminilitoris genome window below encodes:
- a CDS encoding Arm DNA-binding domain-containing protein has protein sequence MPKQKRSGFKTKKEAQKATAKLIYDLEQGIYYKESYLPFEKFTWD, from the coding sequence ATCCCAAAACAGAAAAGGAGTGGCTTTAAAACAAAAAAGGAAGCTCAGAAAGCAACTGCAAAATTGATCTATGACCTTGAACAAGGTATTTATTATAAAGAATCTTATTTACCTTTTGAGAAGTTCACCTGGGATTAG
- a CDS encoding FAD-dependent monooxygenase — MINKNLLKDVIVVGGGPAGMMLGLLLAKAGVQVIVLESHDNFDREYRGEVLQPRFIQLLNQLKLREYIEQLPHSKLKKGAFYHYDKKKGDFDFTSMIAEAPYALWIPQPILLQALYNKAKEYPTFDMMFHAPVKKLLEKDGTVTGVVVERENKELLEFQAKIVVGADGRFSTIRRLGGFELEYQHYPGDLIWFSVKRPSHWGEELRFKITEGHSYITLPKYPDLLQVGIALPRGEWKETQRQGIENFRQEIMHANKGFHEFAESLVDFKPFVPLQAKNHMVKTWAKNGCLLIGDAAHCSSPVGAIGVSLAVTTAVVAADVIWDALQKCDVSAKVLCRVQEIRSEEIEEIHQIQERMGNLFFTSSKFVKGIRPYIVSAAFKTPLFSMIQKKLFVMKKPVAINPEFVFDK, encoded by the coding sequence ATGATTAATAAAAATTTACTAAAGGATGTCATTGTTGTTGGGGGAGGACCAGCGGGTATGATGCTGGGTTTATTACTGGCTAAGGCTGGTGTTCAAGTAATCGTCTTGGAGAGCCACGATAATTTTGATCGTGAATACCGTGGAGAAGTGCTTCAGCCCCGTTTTATTCAATTGCTTAATCAATTGAAATTACGCGAGTATATCGAACAATTGCCTCATTCTAAGCTAAAGAAAGGTGCTTTTTATCATTATGATAAAAAGAAAGGTGACTTTGATTTTACTTCCATGATTGCAGAAGCACCTTATGCGCTCTGGATTCCTCAGCCTATTTTACTTCAAGCACTCTACAATAAAGCAAAGGAATATCCAACGTTTGATATGATGTTTCATGCCCCGGTAAAAAAACTACTCGAGAAGGATGGAACAGTAACAGGAGTGGTTGTTGAGCGAGAAAATAAAGAGCTGCTTGAATTTCAGGCGAAAATAGTAGTCGGAGCTGATGGACGGTTTTCCACGATTCGTCGTTTAGGTGGTTTTGAATTAGAATATCAACATTATCCTGGTGATCTAATCTGGTTCAGTGTAAAACGGCCTTCTCATTGGGGTGAAGAATTACGATTTAAAATCACAGAGGGACACAGCTATATAACACTGCCGAAATACCCTGATTTACTTCAAGTAGGCATTGCTTTACCACGGGGTGAATGGAAAGAAACACAGCGTCAAGGGATAGAAAATTTTCGTCAAGAAATTATGCATGCAAACAAAGGATTTCATGAATTTGCTGAATCTTTGGTTGACTTTAAACCGTTCGTACCACTTCAAGCTAAAAATCATATGGTTAAAACGTGGGCAAAGAATGGCTGCTTGCTGATCGGTGATGCTGCTCATTGTTCATCTCCTGTAGGAGCAATAGGAGTTTCTTTAGCAGTAACGACAGCAGTTGTAGCGGCTGATGTTATTTGGGATGCGCTACAAAAATGTGATGTCTCAGCTAAAGTTCTCTGTAGAGTCCAAGAAATTCGAAGTGAGGAGATTGAGGAAATTCACCAAATTCAAGAACGAATGGGAAATTTGTTTTTTACTTCGTCAAAATTTGTGAAAGGGATCCGACCATACATCGTATCTGCTGCTTTCAAGACTCCCCTTTTTTCGATGATTCAGAAGAAGCTATTTGTCATGAAAAAACCTGTAGCCATTAATCCTGAATTTGTATTCGATAAATAA
- a CDS encoding phosphatase PAP2 family protein, whose protein sequence is MKFMKKKSIILLATLTMASSTLPVQAASQYSDIERSFAKNEIQTGVDNASIKDKLSKPSKPQGTTEEVNVDAPEVNQPLPAVDNGGNANDAILKNIAATNPFINILDGFDQIWSMNQPDWRDGTALTKPGANGKVANYGDGPTVYFDGYKNDKTKVVADKKTYANEEIRDAETWAANIKYVEDVTKNRTDEEALAAYYDDQRDKIYSMMEAYGPLANTYVDIVNPITSVVRSTEDMNKVLEETTVEDESQGMGQWKGSELSDAMDLVHLIRFRSPSSSNPSKYFFSSPRPYRMNSNGEVKEVVDKNGLPVWETIGSGESTVEELPSGGKKETGERHYQQYETNVEVIPALEYVKREAEDGRGKDGAFPSGHTSASYLSTFGFAYATPERYAEFLTRAAQMGENRIVSGMHSPLDVIGARIQSTAMTAYAYNLPENKEVLDKAYENTGEVFGELAESKEMSLYEYAHTVTEDYKFESAYDEEKWEDHEANKAFYREKLTYGLPQTGTKGLDPVVPKGAEVLLETRQPYLTDKQRREVLYTTEIESGYPVIDESNGWGRLDLVTASDGYGAFLSNVTVDMDASKGRFNAHDWWRNDITGNGMLTKQGTGTLTLTGNNSYSGGTLLQGGTLEATSTTAFGEGDLYVENGAVLVNVDGPLNLNGNLTMEAGNLDIAMDNDNSQLNVDGLLYLDGGDLNLDLSNYEIEKVTNITLMTADKVKGKFDNVTADGYKVTVTYRNNSVVAHIKAK, encoded by the coding sequence ATGAAATTTATGAAAAAAAAATCAATAATATTACTTGCAACACTAACTATGGCATCTTCTACGCTTCCTGTTCAGGCCGCCAGTCAATATTCTGATATCGAGCGGAGCTTTGCGAAAAATGAAATTCAAACTGGGGTTGATAATGCCTCAATAAAAGATAAGCTTTCAAAACCTTCAAAGCCACAAGGGACTACTGAAGAAGTAAATGTAGATGCTCCTGAAGTTAATCAACCTTTACCAGCAGTGGATAATGGTGGAAATGCTAATGATGCTATCTTAAAGAATATAGCTGCGACTAATCCTTTTATTAATATTTTAGATGGTTTTGATCAAATCTGGTCTATGAATCAACCAGATTGGAGAGACGGAACAGCGTTAACTAAACCAGGTGCAAATGGTAAGGTTGCAAACTATGGTGACGGACCTACCGTTTATTTTGATGGATATAAAAATGATAAGACAAAAGTAGTAGCAGATAAGAAGACATATGCTAACGAAGAAATCAGAGATGCAGAGACTTGGGCAGCTAATATAAAATATGTAGAAGACGTTACCAAAAACAGAACTGATGAAGAGGCGTTAGCGGCCTATTATGATGATCAAAGAGATAAGATATATAGTATGATGGAAGCTTATGGGCCTTTAGCTAATACCTACGTAGATATCGTTAACCCGATCACAAGTGTTGTAAGATCAACAGAGGACATGAATAAAGTATTGGAAGAAACGACTGTTGAAGACGAAAGTCAAGGAATGGGACAATGGAAGGGATCTGAACTATCAGATGCGATGGATTTAGTTCATTTAATTAGATTTAGGAGCCCTTCTTCGTCAAACCCTTCTAAGTACTTTTTCTCTTCTCCAAGACCATACAGAATGAATTCAAATGGAGAAGTGAAAGAAGTTGTTGATAAGAACGGTTTACCTGTTTGGGAAACAATCGGCAGTGGTGAAAGTACAGTAGAAGAATTACCTTCAGGTGGTAAAAAAGAAACGGGAGAAAGACATTACCAACAATATGAAACGAATGTGGAAGTAATTCCTGCATTAGAATATGTAAAAAGAGAAGCGGAAGACGGAAGAGGCAAAGACGGAGCTTTTCCAAGTGGGCATACAAGTGCATCTTATTTGTCAACATTCGGATTTGCATACGCAACACCGGAAAGATATGCTGAATTTTTAACAAGAGCTGCTCAAATGGGAGAAAATAGAATAGTGAGTGGAATGCACTCTCCACTTGATGTTATAGGAGCAAGAATACAATCTACAGCAATGACTGCCTATGCATACAATCTTCCAGAAAACAAAGAGGTATTGGATAAGGCTTATGAAAATACTGGAGAAGTATTTGGTGAATTAGCTGAATCAAAAGAAATGAGCTTGTACGAATATGCACATACGGTAACAGAGGATTATAAGTTTGAAAGTGCGTACGATGAAGAAAAGTGGGAAGATCATGAAGCAAATAAAGCTTTCTATCGGGAAAAACTTACTTACGGATTACCTCAAACAGGAACAAAAGGTTTAGACCCTGTAGTACCTAAAGGGGCAGAAGTTTTATTGGAAACTCGTCAGCCTTACTTGACAGATAAGCAACGTAGAGAAGTATTGTATACTACAGAAATTGAATCAGGCTACCCTGTAATAGACGAGTCAAATGGTTGGGGAAGACTTGATTTGGTAACAGCATCTGATGGATATGGTGCGTTTTTAAGCAATGTAACAGTGGATATGGATGCTTCAAAAGGAAGATTTAATGCCCATGATTGGTGGAGAAATGATATTACTGGCAATGGTATGCTTACCAAGCAAGGGACAGGAACGCTTACATTGACAGGAAATAATAGTTATTCAGGAGGCACATTGCTACAAGGAGGAACGTTAGAAGCTACTTCTACGACTGCTTTTGGTGAAGGCGATCTTTATGTAGAAAATGGTGCAGTTTTAGTTAATGTAGATGGACCTTTAAATTTAAATGGCAATTTAACAATGGAAGCTGGAAACCTAGATATTGCTATGGATAATGACAACAGTCAACTAAATGTAGATGGACTGTTATACCTTGATGGTGGGGACCTGAATTTGGATCTTTCTAATTATGAAATAGAAAAGGTTACAAACATTACTTTAATGACTGCCGACAAGGTGAAAGGTAAATTCGATAATGTAACTGCTGATGGTTACAAGGTAACTGTCACTTACAGAAATAATAGTGTCGTTGCACATATCAAAGCAAAATAA